In Spinacia oleracea cultivar Varoflay chromosome 5, BTI_SOV_V1, whole genome shotgun sequence, a single window of DNA contains:
- the LOC110790153 gene encoding E3 ubiquitin-protein ligase ATL23-like codes for MVMEIIISVLLLFIGIAILVMIHICIVGRAFRRGFYADGVPIIKGAGMTIKDLNKLPCFEYKQAAAVAAAATATATATTTTVVDCAVCLDSFEVGDYCRTLPNCHHYFHVQCVDLWLIKTPFCPVCRTCTIMSVTMVSPKVGSNVVDAGRNASSANVANDLC; via the coding sequence ATGGTAATGGAAATTATCATATCtgtattgttattatttatagGTATTGCAATTTTGGTAATGATTCATATATGTATAGTTGGGAGGGCATTTAGGAGAGGTTTTTATGCAGATGGTGTCCCAATTATTAAAGGAGCAGGGATGACTATAAAAGACCTTAATAAACTCCCTTGTTTCGAGTACAAACaagctgctgctgttgctgctgctgctactgcTACTGCTACTGCAACAACTACTACAGTTGTTGATTGTGCTGTTTGTTTGGACAGTTTTGAGGTTGGTGATTACTGCAGAACTCTGCCTAATTGTCACCATTACTTTCATGTTCAATGTGTTGATCTTTGGCTTATCAAAACACCCTTTTGCCCTGTTTGTCGAACCTGCACCATTATGTCTGTGACTATGGTGTCGCCTAAAGTTGGCTCGAATGTAGTCGATGCAGGAAGAAATGCTTCATCAGCCAATGTCGCGAATGATTTGTGTTAA